The DNA segment AAAACGTATTGTAAAACATCAATAGCTTGGTTCAAGCCTTCATGTAGGTACGGAGTGGGTATCCGGGTAGGGATAGAGCGAAGTAGCCCACAGGAATGCGCAGTGATAACGGAGCAGACCGAGGACTACTCGCGAAAGCCCGACCATTCGCCTTGCAAACTATTTGGATTCTTGAACCACCCGGAAAGGCGAATGGGACCCGCCAAATAAGTATTGAAATCAACAAAGCTATCCAAGTAATATTTGTTTGAAAAAAGGTGTTGGTTTCAAAACTGAGGCAAGAATTCCTGTTCGGTTTAAAGTTTCTAACAACCGCAAATAGCCTGATAATTACTGGCATTTTCCTCTTTTCTTTGCAACTTGATTTCGAGAAGGAGATTTTACCTTTTTGGGAGTCATTTTTTGAACGATAATGAACTTAAAGCAAATACTTACACACCATACCCAACAAGCAGTTTTAGCTTTGTATGGTCAAGAAATTCCGGCTGAAAAATTACAGTTTCAGGAGACTCGAAAAGAGTTTGATGGGGATATTACCCTTACTGTATTTTCCTTGATAACGCATTCGAAAAAATCGCCTGAGCTAACTGCCCAAGAAATAGGTAATAAACTTTTGGAAAACAGTGCGGTAATTGATCGTTTTAATGTGGTAAAAGGCTTTTTGAATTTGAGTTTTAAGGCCCAAATGTGGTTGGAAGTTTTTCAAGAAATTGCCAAGGACAAGGATTTCGGGAACAAAAAGATAACGGAACATTCTCCGGTGGTGATGATTGAATATCCTTCACCCAATACCAACAAGCCTTTGCACCTGGGGCATTTGCGCAATATCTTTTTAGGTTATTCTATGTCGCAAATACTCCAAGCCTCCGGAAATAAGGTGGTTCATGCCTGTTTGTATAACGACCGCGGCACCAATATCTCCAAAAGCATGCTAGCCTGGATGAAAAGTGGCAAACAAGAAACTCCTGCATCGAGTGGTAAAAAAGGAGACCATTTGGTAGGCGATTACTATGTTGAATTTGCGAATGCCTACAAACAGGAAATTGCCGATTTAATGGCCGGCGGACTTACCAAAGAAGATGCGGAAAAGCAAAGTAAGCTGAACAAAGAAGTTGCCGATTTAACGGTAAAATGGGAAAACAATGATGCAGCAGTCAGAGAACTTTGGAAGACCATGAATGCTTGGGTGTACGAAGGTTTTGAAGTTACCTATAACTGGTTAGGTATTAAACCCGATAAATTCTATTACGAAAGTGATGTTTACCATTTGGGCAAGGAAACCGTAAAGGAAGGATTGGAAAAGGGTGTTTTCTACCAAAAAGAAGATGGCTCGGTTTGGATTGACTTAACGGCAGAGGGACTCGATCAAAAAGTAGTGCTTAGGAGCAACGGAACCACTGTTTATATTACACAGGATATTGCCACTGCAAATGAAAAAGACAGAGATTTTAAACTCGACAAAAGCATTTATGTAGTTGGTAATGAACAGGAATACCATTTCAAAGTATTATTTTCTATTCTGAAAAAACTGGGAAGACCATATGCAGATAACCTTTTCCACCTGAGTTATGGCATGGTGGAACTACCCAACGGAAAGATGAAATCAAGGGAGGGAACGGTTGTAGATGCAGATGATTTAATTGCCGGAATGATAGAAGCGGCCAGGGAAAAAACAGCCGAAAAAGGAAAAAATGAAGGACAATCGGAGAAGGAATTAACAGAACTTTATAAAACCATAGGCTTAGGAGCCTTGAAATATTTCATCTTAAAAGTAGATGCGAAAAAGCGTATCATTTTTAATCCGGAAGAAAGCATTGAGACAGAAGGACATACAGGTCCGTTTATCCAATACAGTCACGCTCGAATATGTAGCATATTAAGAAAAGGTACAGCTTTGCCAATGAGTAATTCCGTTATTTCGGCCTCCTCCATTTTACCCAAGGAACTGGCCTTAATTCGTCAGTTGACTGAATTTCCTGAGGTAATAAAGGTTGCCGGTGAAAGTTATAACCCGGCCTTATTGGCTAATTATGTGTATGAATTGGCTAAGGAATTTAACCAATACTATCATGATGTTCCCATGTTAAAGGAAGAGAGAGAAGAAGTTCGGTCATTCCGTTTGGAATTGGCAAGCAAGGTGGCCAATGTGATTAAAAAATCAATGAATATGCTGGGAATAGAGGTACCTGAAAGAATGTAAACCATGCAAGAAAAACTTAAAACAGTTATCGAACAAGGCTATCGATTCAAAGGAGATAGCATTGAATTGGGAACCGCAGTATATGAAGGAGTTCCAATTCCGGGAATCAAAGTAACAGCTCCTTTAAAAACCTTTAATCGTCATGGATTAATATCTGGTGCAACAGGAACCGGAAAAACCAAGACTTTGCAACGCCTGGCTGAAAGTTTGAGCGAAAAAGGCGTTTCGGTATTGGTGATGGACATAAAGGGAGACTTAAGTGGTATATCACAGCCCGGCACTTTGAATGAAAAGATATCAGAACGGGCAGCTTCGACAGGAATAAGCTGGAATGCAGAAAAATACCCCGTAGAATTATTAACTTTAAGTAATGAACCGGGTGCCAGATTAAGGGCCACCGTTAGCGAATTTGGTCCCATACTGTTTTCCAAGGTATTGGAGCTGAACGATACCCAATCCGGAGTGGTTTCCCTCGTTTTTAAATACGCTGACGATCAAGGTTTGCCTTTATTGGATTTAAAAGACTTCAGAAAAACCTTGCAATACCTAACAAACGAAGGTAAGGAAGAGATTAAATCCACCTACGGAAGTATTAGCCAGGCAAGCACCAGCACTATTTTAAGGAAACTTATAGAAATCGAGCAACAAGGTGCTGAACGTTTTTTTGGTGAGGTGAGTTTTGATGTGAACGATTTAGTAAAGATGGATGACGCAGGTAAAGGACAAATCAGCGTTATACGATTGTGCGACATTCAGGACAAACCCAAGTTGTTTTCGACCTTTATGTTGGCTTTACTGGCTGAAATTTACAGTTCATTTCCGGAAGAAGGTGATTTGGAACAGCCCAAGTTATGTATCTTTATTGATGAAGCCCATTTAATATTCAATGATGCGTCCAAATCCTTGCTGGATCAGGTAGAAATGATTGTGCGCCTCATTCGTTCCAAAGCAGTTGGGGTATTTTTCTGTACCCAAACCCCCATGGACATTCCAAATTCGATTTTGGCGCAATTGGGGTTAAAGGTTCAGCATGCATTGAGGGCATTTACTGCAGCCGATCGGAAGGTAATTAAAGCAACTGCAGAAAATTATCCAAGCAGCGAATTTTACAAAACAGATGAATTGCTAACCCAATTGGGAATTGGAGAAGCTTTTGTTACTGTTTTAGGGGAAAACGGAAGTCCAACACCTTTGGTTCATACCTCCATGAGTATTCCACGTTCCAGAATGGGTGTAATTAATCCGATGGAAATTGAAACCCTCTTAAAACAATCAAGGCTGGTTGAAAAGTACAATCGTGAAATAGATAGTGAAAGTGCCTATGAACTATTGCAAGCCAAACTCAACCAGGCGATGCAAGTAAAGCAAACGGAAGAAGTGCCGGAACAAGAAAAAAAAGGTCAGGCTCAGGAAAAATCCGTGATAGAAACCATTGCTTCCAATCCCATGGCAAGGCAGGTTGCCAATACGGTTGTAAGGGAATTGACCCGAGGATTACTTGGCGTTCTAGGATTAAGATCGACCGGTAAGAAAGGCAAAGGATGGTTTTAGGTTAATACTTAGAAGAACCAATATTAAGAAGGTATTTCAAAGTCCTTAAAATCCTACTATTCCATTTTGGTCTGTCCTTCATTATTGTTAATAACTTCCCTATTCCTGTTGGTTTTTTGCCCCAAAACCATAGCTTGATTTGGCACTAACTTGCATCGAAAATGAAAGGGAACATGACAGGTCTGAAAAAAATCAAAAGTGCCTTACTATCAGTATATTACAAAGACGGACTAGAGCCAATCGTTCGACAATTAGCAAAGCAGGACATAACCATTTATTCCACGGGAGGAACACAAAGTTTTATTGAATCATTGGGCATTCAGGTGGTGCCGGTGGAAGAATTAACCTCCTACCCATCCATTTTGGGAGGAAGGGTTAAGACTTTACATCCGAAAGTTTTTGGTGGAATTTTAGGAAGAAGAGGGCACGAAGGTGATGTGGCTCAACTTTCAGAATATGAGATTCCACCTATCGATTTGGTTGTTGTTGATTTATATCCTTTTGAAGAAACGGTTGCCCAAGGAGGTAAAGAGGAAGAAATTATCGAAAAAATTGATATAGGAGGTATTTCCTTAATTCGGGCTGCAGCCAAAAACTTCAACGATGTGGTTATAGTGCCATCCAAGTCCGAATACCCAATTTTGCTAGAGGTTCTAGAAAAAAACAATGCAGAAACAACCTTAGACATCCGTCGTAAATTAGCTTTGCATGCGTTTAAGGTTTCTTCAGGATACGACACTGCAATAGCCAATTGGTTTGCAGGGGAAAGAGAAACCAAGAGTGGGGAAACGGTGTTGCGTTATGGTGAGAATCCGCATCAAAAGGCTGTATTTAAAGGCAATTTAGATGAGATTTTCGAAAAACTTAATGGCAAAGAAATTTCATACAACAACTTACTAGACATTGATGCGGCAGTTAACCTACTTTCTGAGTTTAGGGAAACTACTTTTGCAATCCTTAAGCACAACAATGCCTGCGGAATCGCTAGTAGACCAAGTGTTTTAGAAGCGTGGACCGCGGCCTTAGCTTCTGATCCTGTTTCAGCATTTGGAGGCATTTTAATTTGCAATGCCATCATTGATTTAGCCACGGCCAATGAAATAAACAAACTTTTCTTTGAGGTAGTTATTGCTCCGGGATATGAACCGGAAGCATTGAACATACTTCAATCAAAAACCAACCGAATTATTCTCCGACAAAAACCTTTTCAATTTCCCGCAAGGAATGTTAGAACTGCTCTAAATGGCGTTTTAGAACAAGAAAGGGATTCAAAGTCAGAATCAACCACAGACCTAACCACTGTAACTTTGACAGCGCCTAATTCAACACAAATTGATGATTTGATTTTTGCCAACAAGGTGGTTAAACATACCAAAAGCAATTGCATTGTATTAGCCAAAAACAAGTGCCTTCTCGCAAGTGGTACCGGACAAACCAGTAGGGTAGACGCATTGAGACAAGCCATAGAAAAAGCACAATCGTTTGGATTTGATTTACAAGGCTCGGTTATGGCCAGCGATGCATTTTTCCCTTTCCCAGATTGTGTTGAAATTGCCGATCAAGCAGGAGTTAAGGCCGTTATCCAACCCGGAGGCTCAGTGAAGGACCAACTAAGTATCGATTATTGCAACCAGCATGAAATTGCCATGGTTATGACCGGCACCCGTCATTTCAAACACTAATACCAACTCATAGGTATTTAACAATCATCGGTTTAGAACAATTTAAAACCAAGCTTTTCGACGCCTGAAATCTTTTAAAATTTGGAAACTCGATTAGCTGTGAAGTTGAACGATTTGCTTACTCCCTGAAAGCTTAGGCAAATCAACAAAGTACATATCGAATAAAAAAATTAGCCAAACGAAACTCATTATAAAACATGGGATTATTTAACTTTTTTACCCAAGAAATTGCCATCGACCTTGGAACTGCCAACACCTTGATAATTCACAATGACAAGGTTGTTGTGGACGAACCATCGATAGTTGCCATCAACCGCCGCGATGGACGTG comes from the Bacteroidia bacterium genome and includes:
- the argS gene encoding arginine--tRNA ligase, producing MNLKQILTHHTQQAVLALYGQEIPAEKLQFQETRKEFDGDITLTVFSLITHSKKSPELTAQEIGNKLLENSAVIDRFNVVKGFLNLSFKAQMWLEVFQEIAKDKDFGNKKITEHSPVVMIEYPSPNTNKPLHLGHLRNIFLGYSMSQILQASGNKVVHACLYNDRGTNISKSMLAWMKSGKQETPASSGKKGDHLVGDYYVEFANAYKQEIADLMAGGLTKEDAEKQSKLNKEVADLTVKWENNDAAVRELWKTMNAWVYEGFEVTYNWLGIKPDKFYYESDVYHLGKETVKEGLEKGVFYQKEDGSVWIDLTAEGLDQKVVLRSNGTTVYITQDIATANEKDRDFKLDKSIYVVGNEQEYHFKVLFSILKKLGRPYADNLFHLSYGMVELPNGKMKSREGTVVDADDLIAGMIEAAREKTAEKGKNEGQSEKELTELYKTIGLGALKYFILKVDAKKRIIFNPEESIETEGHTGPFIQYSHARICSILRKGTALPMSNSVISASSILPKELALIRQLTEFPEVIKVAGESYNPALLANYVYELAKEFNQYYHDVPMLKEEREEVRSFRLELASKVANVIKKSMNMLGIEVPERM
- a CDS encoding DUF853 domain-containing protein gives rise to the protein MQEKLKTVIEQGYRFKGDSIELGTAVYEGVPIPGIKVTAPLKTFNRHGLISGATGTGKTKTLQRLAESLSEKGVSVLVMDIKGDLSGISQPGTLNEKISERAASTGISWNAEKYPVELLTLSNEPGARLRATVSEFGPILFSKVLELNDTQSGVVSLVFKYADDQGLPLLDLKDFRKTLQYLTNEGKEEIKSTYGSISQASTSTILRKLIEIEQQGAERFFGEVSFDVNDLVKMDDAGKGQISVIRLCDIQDKPKLFSTFMLALLAEIYSSFPEEGDLEQPKLCIFIDEAHLIFNDASKSLLDQVEMIVRLIRSKAVGVFFCTQTPMDIPNSILAQLGLKVQHALRAFTAADRKVIKATAENYPSSEFYKTDELLTQLGIGEAFVTVLGENGSPTPLVHTSMSIPRSRMGVINPMEIETLLKQSRLVEKYNREIDSESAYELLQAKLNQAMQVKQTEEVPEQEKKGQAQEKSVIETIASNPMARQVANTVVRELTRGLLGVLGLRSTGKKGKGWF
- the purH gene encoding bifunctional phosphoribosylaminoimidazolecarboxamide formyltransferase/IMP cyclohydrolase; the protein is MTGLKKIKSALLSVYYKDGLEPIVRQLAKQDITIYSTGGTQSFIESLGIQVVPVEELTSYPSILGGRVKTLHPKVFGGILGRRGHEGDVAQLSEYEIPPIDLVVVDLYPFEETVAQGGKEEEIIEKIDIGGISLIRAAAKNFNDVVIVPSKSEYPILLEVLEKNNAETTLDIRRKLALHAFKVSSGYDTAIANWFAGERETKSGETVLRYGENPHQKAVFKGNLDEIFEKLNGKEISYNNLLDIDAAVNLLSEFRETTFAILKHNNACGIASRPSVLEAWTAALASDPVSAFGGILICNAIIDLATANEINKLFFEVVIAPGYEPEALNILQSKTNRIILRQKPFQFPARNVRTALNGVLEQERDSKSESTTDLTTVTLTAPNSTQIDDLIFANKVVKHTKSNCIVLAKNKCLLASGTGQTSRVDALRQAIEKAQSFGFDLQGSVMASDAFFPFPDCVEIADQAGVKAVIQPGGSVKDQLSIDYCNQHEIAMVMTGTRHFKH